The Paenibacillus yonginensis genome segment AGCGGAAGCCGGCGTTCTCTCAGCAGCACCAGAAGGTGATAGATCAGATCGCTGACCTCCATGCGAAGCTCATCGTTGTCCCAGTTCTTCGCGGCGATGATGGATTCGGCCGTTTCTTCGCCGACCTTTTTCAGGATTTTATCCAAACCTTTCTCGAACAGATAAGTCGTGTAGGTTCCTTCCGGCCGTTCGATGTCCCGCTGGGCAATCACGCGCTCAAGCTCATTCAGCACCGCAAAGCGGGCCAACTCTCCTGCTGGCGCGCCAGAGAAGGCGGCATTTTCGTCAGCCGCTGGCGCCATAGCCGCTGTTGCTGTGGTAGCCGAATTCAAGCTGCCGGAACTTTCGGTACTATCGGTATTGTCGCTGCTTCCGTTGCTGCTGTTCTGAAATTCAGCCGTCCGGTCCACCGCCACCTCGAAGAAGCAGCTTTCAGCCCCCGTATGGCAGGCCGGGCCTTTCCGGTTCACCAGCACGAGAACAGCATCCCCGTCGCAGTCGTATTTCAGCTGCACCACCTGTTGGGTGTTGCCCGACGTGGCTCCTTTGTGCCAAAGCTCCTGCCGGGAACGGCTCCAGAACCAGGTCTCGCCCGTTTTCAGCGTTTTGCCCAATGACTCGCGGTTCATATAAGCCAGAGTCAGCACCTCAAGCGTGGAGGCATCCTGCACGATGGCCGCTACCAGGCCTTGACCGTCCCATTTAATCTTTTGTTCCAGCTGCTCAAGCGTACTCATCGTATTTCTACCCCTTTGCTCTTCAAGTCCTGTTTCAATTCCGGAATGCCCAGCTCTTTATAGTGAAAAATCGTTGCCGCCAGCGCCGCATCCGCACGGCCTTCGGCAAACACGTCATAGAAATGCTCCTGCCGGCCAGCGCCGCCGGATGCAATGATCGGGATACTGAGCAGATCGGAGGCCGCCCGGGTCAGCGGCAGATCAAAGCCGTCTTTCGTGCCGTCCGCGTCCATGCTGGTCAGCAGAATCTCGCCGGCCCCGCGCTCCTGCGCTTCCTTCAGCCAGTCCAGCGCCTTGATGCCGGCGGCTTTCCGGCCGCCGTGCGTGTACACCTCCCAGGTTCCCCATTCCTCGTTGTATTTGGCGTCTACCGCCACCACGATGCACTGGGAACCAAACCTTTGGGCTCCGTCCGAGATC includes the following:
- the hisI gene encoding phosphoribosyl-AMP cyclohydrolase produces the protein MSTLEQLEQKIKWDGQGLVAAIVQDASTLEVLTLAYMNRESLGKTLKTGETWFWSRSRQELWHKGATSGNTQQVVQLKYDCDGDAVLVLVNRKGPACHTGAESCFFEVAVDRTAEFQNSSNGSSDNTDSTESSGSLNSATTATAAMAPAADENAAFSGAPAGELARFAVLNELERVIAQRDIERPEGTYTTYLFEKGLDKILKKVGEETAESIIAAKNWDNDELRMEVSDLIYHLLVLLRERRLPLDDVLGELALRHERPRRD
- the hisF gene encoding imidazole glycerol phosphate synthase subunit HisF, which encodes MLAKRIVPCLDVKDGRVVKGVNFVNLRDAGDPVELAALYDREGADELVFLDISASAEGRATMVDVVRRTAGEISIPFTVGGGISQVDDMKRILRAGADKIGINTAAVLNPQLISDGAQRFGSQCIVVAVDAKYNEEWGTWEVYTHGGRKAAGIKALDWLKEAQERGAGEILLTSMDADGTKDGFDLPLTRAASDLLSIPIIASGGAGRQEHFYDVFAEGRADAALAATIFHYKELGIPELKQDLKSKGVEIR